The DNA region TATTTTAATACGACTATTTACAGTTAGTAATACATATGAGGTTCGCAGGTCTTTAATAAGCGCAACATGGATTATTGGAATTTTTTATATAATGACACTCGCCTTAGGTCTTGGGACTGTCGCATTTTTAGGCTATGATTCGCTAATGGCGCTCGATCCTACGGGGAATTTAGCTGCTCCGTTACTTGCCAAGGCGGTTGGAGGTGACTTCCTGTTGGCATTTGTTTCTGCGATTGCCTTTACAACCATTGTTGCAGTTGTTGCAGGGCTCGTTATTTCCGCTACAACTGCTTTTGCCCATGATATTTTCCATCATATCGTTAAAAAAGGGAAATCAACAGAGAAGGAACAATTGAGGGCAGCACGCTGGTCAGCATTAGGAATCGGATTGATTTCCACTTTATTTGCACTACGATTAGAGACCATTAATGTAACATTTCTTGTTTCGATGACTTTCATTGTTGCAGCTTCAAGTATTTTCCCCGTTCTTTTATTAACGTTTTATTGGAAGCGCTTTACTCAAGTAGGAGTCATTATGGGATTGCTTAGTGGCCTTGTTGCGTCTTTACTATTCGTCATGTTAGGTCCTCACATTATGAATCCACAGGATGGATGGATTCGAGGTGAGGCAGTATTCTCCTTATATAATCCAGGCATTATTACAATTCCAATTGGCTTTGTTGGTGCATATTTGGGAACGATTCTTTCAAGAAGGCAATCCCAATCCATAGCAGAATTTAACGAGTTTTATATTCAATCCCAGTCCGGCATTGCTTCAAGGGGAGAAAAGAAATGGAAAGCTTAACGATTATTTTATTTGAACGTTTGGGACTACTTCTTATAATTGCATTTGTGATGACACGGACACCTGGATTCAGGTCATTATTATACCGTAATTATAGTGTGAAGATGTCGATCGTTCATGCAGGGGTGTTTGGTTTATTTGGAATGGCCAGTACGGTTACAGGAATAGTCATACATGAGGATGGATTCTTCAGTCATCAATTAATTATTTTTCCAGTAGAGAGTCAACACTTAATTGTTAGCATGAGCCTAGTTGCGATTGTAATAGCAGGCTTATTAGGTGGACCGATACTTGGTTTAGGCGCTGGAGTTATTACTGGGATCCATCTACTATTTCTTGGAGGTGTTGGTGGACTGGCGAATGCTCTTGTCAATCCTATTACAGGCCTACTGGCAGGCTTAACGGCACGATTTTTCTCCAACGAACGTGTTATTTCTCCGTTGAAGGCATTATTTATTGGTGTTTTTCCTCCAGTTTTACACATGCAATTACTACTAATAATGTACACAGATAGACTAGATATGATTACACTTGTCAATACAATTGGCTTACCACTTGTGTTATCAAATAGTGCAGCGATTGCCATTTTTACAGCGATGATTGGAATTGTTTTACGTGAACAAGAAAATGAGGCAGCTCTAGCATCGAAACAAGCATTAACCATCGCGAAGGAAGCACTTCCATTTTTAAAAAAGGACTCTCCTTTTGATGTTGCGAGTGGCTTAGCAAATTTATTATATACTCGTCTGAGGCTTGCTGCTGTTACCATTACAGATCAAAAGGAGGTTTTAGCCCATAAAGGTTTGGGAGATGACCATCATCAATTTGGTGATCCGATTACAGCACATCCAGCACAAAAGGCGATTAGTATGAAAAAAATTCAAGTTACACACGTGAAATCTGATTTAATATGTACTCATAAAAAATGCAGTCTTGAGGCAGCTATCTTCATTCCGATTATAGAAGATGATAATGTAACGTATCTGATTACTTTCTATTTCCGTAAAGCAGAGCATATTTCTCCAGTTGAAATGATGATGGCACAAGGGCTGGGACAATTTATTTCAGATCAATTGAATATGCTTGGGGCGGAAAAACTAAAGGCCCATATTCGAGATGCAGAATTAAGGAATTTACAAGCACAAATCAATCCACACTTTTTATTTAATACCCTTCAATTAATTGCTGGATTGTTTCGGGAAAATCCAGCGAAGGCTCGCCTCATAACACTACAATTAGCAAGTTATATGAGGTTTAATATACGTTTGGTATCGAAATCACTGGTTGAACTTGAAAAAGAGTGTGAACATGCTGAAGCCTATACGTCTATTATTCAAGAGCGATTTACAGGAAGGTTACAAATTAATTTTGTAAAGCCAGCTGAACTTTCCAATATTTATATTCCGCCATCGACCATTCAGCCCCTGATTGAAAATTCAGTTCAACATGGTTTAAAGAATGTAACAGATGGTGCAAAGATTGAAATTATAATAGAAAAGGAGAATGGGAGACTTGCCGTTTTAGTTCGGGATAATGGGAGCGGTTTTCCTACACATATTTTACCGGTTGTAAGTCTACAGCCATTAGTCAGTCATAATAATGGTGGGATAGGTATTTATAATGTAAACCAACGATTAGTTCATTTATTAGGAGAGTCAGCAAGATTGCATATTCGAAATTTGTCCTATGGGGGCAGTGAAGTGAAGTTTTCGATTCCAATTCCAAATCAATTTGAAGAAAAGCAGGTGATGGGATGAATATTCGTGCGATGATTGCTGAAGATGAGATGATGGCTAGAAAGGAATTGTTGTATTTATTGAAAGATGAGAAGGGAGTGATCCTCACTCCACATGCGGAAACGGGTGAACAATTAATTGAGTTATATTCTGAACATCGGCCGGATGTTATTTTTCTAGACGTAGAGATGCCGGGTTTCACAGGAATCGAGGCAGCACAATATATTATGAAACAGGAGACCGACACTATTCCCTTATTTGTGTTCACCACTGCATATGATGAATATGCAATGGATGCTTTTGAAGTGGAGGCAGTTGACTACTTATTGAAACCATATGATGAGATAAGGTTTCGAAGGACGATGAAGCGAATTCGCAAAAGTTTGGCGAATCGAAAGAATAGTAGTGAAGCAGCAGGAAAAAAGAAACAAACGATTCTATCAAAGATTTTAATAGATGATGGAGAACGGATGGTTGTAGTATCTCCTGATTCTATTTACTATGCCGTGCCAAATAAACGATTCCTAGAGATTCATACCGAGGATAAGGTCGTTATGAGTCGGATGACCTTACAAGAATTAGAGGATCAGTTAGCTGGTCATTTGTTTTTCCGTGCACATCGTAGTTATTTGGTAAATCTAAATCACGTGTTGGAAATAACCCCTTGGTTTAATGGAACAAGCAATTTGACGTTAAAAGATAAAAAACGAACAAAAATCCCTGTAAGTCGTTCTGCGAATAAATCCATTTTTGAAAATTTTAAATGATAAGATCATAGAGTTAAATCTACAACCATTCATGAGCCATACATAACCGTTCACCATCTATTTTCAACCGTTCATCCATTTTTAAATTATATAATATTCGGAATATATATAATTATCTATAAGTTAATGGAAGGGGATGGTCGATTTTGGCTCAAAAAGAATTGATTACTAGCAAGGAGAAAGGTATTGATTATCTAAAGGTAAAAAGTAGCCCACAATTTAAACGATTTTTGAGCAAAAAGAAACAATTTTTAGTACCGATGACTGTATTTTTCATGATTTTTTACTTTTTATTGCCAATTTTCACCTCTTACACAACTTTTTTAAACACCCCAGCAATTGGAGATATTTCTTGGACTTGGATTTTTGCCATTTCACAGTTTGTGATGGTTTGGGTGCTAAGTTCAATCTATGTAAAAAAAGCAGCTTCCTTTGACAAAGAATCCGAGCAAATCATTAATGAGCAGTTAAAATAGGGGGGTATGGTAGATGGATCCGGTAGTAGTTATTCTTTTTCTCATAATCGTAATTCTTACGTTAGTCATCACTTTTTTTGCAGCAAAACAAACAAAATCAACTGGAGATTTTTATACGGCGGGTGGGGGATTGACTGGATGGCAAAATGGATTAGCAATAGCTGGTGATTATTTATCGGCGGCATCCTTCCTTGGTATTGCAGGAATGATTGCTTTAAAAGGGTTTGATGGATTTTTCTATAGTATCGGATTTTTGATTGCTTATTTAGTTGTATTGTTTTTAGTAGCAGAGCCATTGCGTAACCTTGGTAGATATACATTAGCGGACATGATTAATTCGCGCTTTGATGCGAAAAAGGTAAGAGGGGCTGCTGCGCTTAGTACTATTACCATTGTTCTTTTCTACATGATCGCACAACTTGTTGGTGCTGGTGCACTTATACAGTTATTATTCGAAATCCCGTATTGGATAGCCGTGTTAATTGTTGGGGTTATGATGACGATTTACGTTCTATTTGGTGGAATGATTGCAACGAGTTGGGTACAGATTACAAAGGCTGTACTTCTGATGGCAGGAATGGTTGTCATCTCGTTCCTGGTACTAGTGAAATTTAACTTTAATATAGGGGCAATGTTTACTGAAGTGAAAACGGCAACTAGTCATGGTGCAGATTATTTAAATCCAGGAATCAAATATACAAATCCTCTAGGAACGCTTTCGTTAATGCTTGCCTTAGTGCTTGGAACAGCCGGTCTTCCACACATTCTGATGCGCTTTTTCACGGTAAAGGATGCAAAAACTGCTAGAAGCTCCGTTATAACAGCAACTTGGACGATTGGGATTTTTTATATTTTAACATTATTCCTTGGTTTTGGGGCAGCAATTTATGTCGGGGAAAGTGAAATACTCGCAGCAAATGCTGGCGGAAACATGGCTGCGCCACTACTTGCGAAGGCAATCGGTGGGAATATATTATTTGCTTTCATTTCTGCAGTTGCATTTGCGACAATCTTAGCGGTAGTAGCTGGTCTCGTGTTATCTGGAGCATCTGCATTTGCACATGATATTTACGGACAAATTATTAAAAAAGGTGAGGTAACAGAAAAACAGCAAATGCTTGCAGCACGCTATGCAGCTCTAGGTGTATCTGTTCTATCCATTTTATTATCATTAGGTGCTCAATACTTAAACGTAGCCTTCCTAGTTTCGTTAGCATTTTGTATTGCGGCAAGTGCGAATTTGCCAGTTATTTTGTACACAGTATATTGGAAGCGCTTTAATACATCAGGTGCAATTTGGGCAGTTCTTTCCGGATTGATCTCAGCATTAGTTCTAGTCTCGATTAGTCCTAGCGTATTTTCTCCAGTTGAAGGGGTCGCTCTATTTGTAGGAAACCCAATCTTCCCATTAGATAATCCGGCACTAGTGAGTGTTCCATTAGGCTTTCTTGGTGGTTATCTTGGAACCATTTTCTCGAAGGAAAATGATTATAAACGCTATGCTGAAGTTTCTGTGCGGGCACATACAGGCTTTAAAAAGGCGGAATAAATGTATGTAAAAACGAGTTTTTGACATAGGGTTTATTACTAGTAGGGAAATCATTAGAAGCTATTAAATAGTTAATTAGGGGGATGAGGTGGATTTGGTAATAAACAAAGAAATAAGTGTAGAAGAAAAAGTGATAAAATAACGACAACAGCCACATGGAGGGAAATTAGTTGACCGTGTTTTAACTGGTGAAGAACGAGGTCGTGCGCTGGAGCGGGCAAGGCAGCTACCATATATTATGGTTGATTTGGAAGCTGTCATTACACTTGAAATGATTGCTACAGGTGTACTATCTCCATATGAAGGGTTTATGAATGAAGCGGACTATAAATCAGTATTAAAAGAATGGCGCTTAGCTAATGGACTTGTTTGGCCGAAAAAAGAAAAATGGTTCCTCCAGACTGCCTAGACTTTGATTGTGGACCAGACTGTGACGGAGGACCAGATTGTGATTGTAGACCAAAATGTAATTAAATTCAAATGGTTAAGTGTGGAAGCAAAAATAGTTGAACATCATAACGAGATAGTGACTTACGGTGTAAATGACATGGTGCTGGATACATGGGGAAAAGTTGAAAAATGGATTAGCCATCGTCCGGTCATATCTTATGGACCAAGCGGCATTGGATTTGTGAATTTTGGAACAGTAAAAGATTTCTTGGCACAGGATATTATTACATATGGATTAGGAGCGAGAGGGTTTAACCAATATGACGGGGCAGTAGAAAATATTAAATTTAAATCCATCACAACCTATGGGGATGGTTCCATTGGAATACAAGTCAGTAAGCCCATTGGAAATATGATTATTGAAGAAAGTGTCGCAACCTATGGCTCTGTTGGCAATTCCCTAGTTAAAGGCGTAATCATGAAACTTGCGGCAAATGCCGTAAGTATTAAATCAGGGGGAAAAATTGAAAGTTTGACCGTTAATGGAGACATTATTACACACGGTGATGGTGTTACAAGTTACGCATTGGAAGGCGGAGAAGTGAAGGAACTTAACATTGGGGGTAAAATCATTGCTAATGGTAAAAATGCGAAAAAATTATTAAAGGACGAAGAACTTGATTAAAGTCAATTATTAATTTCCAAATCATATAGTAAATCATACAAAATTGGTCAACTTAAAAAGTAACAAAACTGTCCATTCTAAGCCGTCTTACAAATAATCTAAAATTATATTATAACAACTATTTTCCATGTATACCGTCAAAAAAAGGACAGCTGGTATCGTCAACTCTTGGACAAATTAGTTTGGTAGTAACACAATTATTATAAACGTAAAAACAAAGTTAACGACTGAACTAGCCGAAGTACGAGTTGATGATAAAGTATATAAAGTTGATATAACACCTTTAGAAATCAAACCTGAAAACTTATTTGAAGATATAGGATTTGGCAGTGTTTGCGAATAGGAAGTAAATGGTAAGCAACTTATTGCCAGTGTTACTGGACAAATATCTCCTGCAAGTTTTGTTGGTAGTATTGTTATTACCTATGAATATCATGACAAAATGTTACAAGTAAAATCGATTGATTTTCAGCCCTATAAATAAAGTTTGTGAAGAATTGTACTTAAAGTAATGGGGGCAATAGTTAATGATTGGGATGGCTGCGGTGATCCCTTTTTTCTTATTGCATTAACTGGCAGTTTAGTGGAAGAAACAAAATACTTATTAAGCAACGAATTTTTCCCCAGGCTAAAAAAACCTTGTACCATCCTTTTTGCCCAAGCAGTTAAATGTCTCCTATTGTTATAGCGGTTAATCTTAAAAATGAAATAGCACAGGGATTATACAAAGAATGTGGATTTGTTGATGATGGTGTTCGAAGAATGGGAAAAAAAGGTGAGCTTATTATAATGAGTTACCATTTCTAAACAACAGGCTAGGTTAGAATAAATAACTGGAAAGAAGTAAGATTGTGAAATCTTGTACTTAAACTATCGGGGGTGCAATAGTTAAAGAATTGGAGCTGTCATTTTGGCAGTTTTTTTCTTGTTCCACAACGTCGCAGTTTAGTTTAAGGCTGTTTTCGTAAACTTTGTTGCTGCTTTAGTGAGTAAGAATTTATGTTATACTATATAAATTAATCAATATGTTCTGAATTAATAAATAACTTAACGAAGAGGGATGAAGATACTTTGAAGGGAAAATATGGACTGTTATCCTTTATTTTAGCCATAGCAGGAATTTTGCTATTTTGCTTGGGTTCTCAAGGAAATAATGGAGTTTTCAACTCTTATTTCTTCACAGGGCTTGCTTCTTGGATAACAAGTTTTGTGTTAGGCGTTAAAGGAGTCAAATTAAAAGAAAGTGGCTCTTTAAAAATTGTTGGAATGGGAATGATTTCGCTTATTGTTATAGGCTATGGATTGTTAATAGTTATGATTGGAATTCGTGGGTTCGGAGCATAAAATGCATTCTTGTACAGAGATCAGTCTTGAAGGGTGATGTAATGGCAGCCTTTTCTTATTGAACTAAAGGGCAGTTTAGTTGTAGAGCGAAAAATACCATGATGCTAGGTACTCTACTCTATTCAAAAAGGGATTAATAATGGATGAAAGCTCAAGGTGTTTTAAGAATATCGATGGATTATATTAAATTTGTCGTTGCAATGGAAAATAACTGTATAATATATTAGTGAATAATTTAGTTCCTTTTTTAGGTCCTAACGAAAGGAGATCAACATTGAGCGATATAAACAATACTAAGGATATTTTAGAGCGAGTATCTGATGCGTTTTATTCGTTAAATAATGAATTAAAATTTGAATATATAAATAATATTACAGAAAAACTTTTACAAATTAAATTTGAAAATGCGATTGGACAATATATTTATGATGTATTACCACACAGTGACTTGCATAAATTTGTAACACGATATAAAAAGTCATTGTCGGAACAAGTACCTCTAGAATTTGAAGAGTATTTTAACAATAAATGGTATGAAATAAGGGCATTTCCTTCTGAGGAAGGCTTGTCTGTATTTTTTAGAGATATTACAGAACAAAAGAAAGAGTTTCAAAAAATTAATTTTCTAGCTAATTACGATGTTATAACAAAAATACCGAACCGTTTTTACTTTAATAAATACTTAAAACGCAAGTTACAATCCCAATCTATTGCTGGTTTATTTGCCGTTTTATTTATAGACATTAATAATTTTAAAATTGTTAATGATATATATGGTCATGAAGTAGGTGATCAGTTATTAAATCAAATTTCAAGACAACTAAAGAAAAAAATAGATCAATTTGGTTTCATAGCTCGATACTCTGGAGATGAGTTTCTTGTAACGCTGGAAAAACTTGATGAAAATGAAATTTCACCTTTGATTGAACGAATAATCGAATCATTTTCAAGTCCATTTTGTATAAATGGGTATGACATAAAAATTTCAATCTGTGTTGGGGTTAGTCAGTTTCCTAAGGATGGACAAAGTGAAGGATTTTTAATAAGACATGCAGAAAATGCAATGTATCAGGCAAAAAAAGAGGGTAGAAATAAATATAAGTTCTACGCCTTTGATGAGAATGAAGGAAGACTAGACGCTTTAAAAATAGAGGTGGAGCTCCATAAGGCGATAAAAAATAATCAGTTATTACTTCATTATCAGCCTAAAATCGATTTAAATACGGGGAAAATTGTGGGTGTTGAAGCATTAATTCGTTGGGACCACCCAGTATGGGGAATGGTATCACCAGGAACATTTATACCCATTGCTGAAGAGACAGGATTAATTTTACCTATTGGTGAATGGGCTTTGAATGCTGCTTGTAAACAAACTAAAACTTGGCAACAACAAGGTTTTTCAACAGTTGTTTCCGTCAATTTATCAGCTATTCAATTCAATCAAACTAATATAATTGATATTATTGAATCCATTCTTCAAAAAACAGGATTAGAGCCACACTTTTTAGAAATTGAGATTACTGAAACTATGACAGTCGATATTGACCGTACAATTTTTATGTTACAACAGCTTAAAAAGATTGGTGTCCGTGTAAGTATTGATGATTTTGGTACAGGTTTCAGTTCATTAAGCTATTTGAAAAACTTTCCTGTTGATACCCTAAAGATCGACCAGTGTTTTGTTAAAGAACTTCGAAACAACCCGAATGATGAAACCATGGTTAAAACCATTATTTCAATGGCTCATAATCTAAATTTGAATGTAGTGGCAGAAGGAATTGAAACAAAGGAGCAACTTGTTT from Neobacillus sp. FSL H8-0543 includes:
- a CDS encoding cation acetate symporter, producing the protein MNPTYFLFLIYIIVCTLIITYWAAKRSKTTNRFYIAAGSLTGFQNGMAIAGDFISAASFLGIVGMVAIRGYDGFLYSIGFLVSYLVVLFLIAEPIHRQGKYSLGDVICSRFPSGKMRLIMAFCTFIISILYIIPQLVASGFLLRLLLEINYSVSVIVIGGLMTIYVVVGGMIATSWVQIVKTVLLMSGTFLLTLIVFSHFNWDVSKLIEEVKTGTPLGENFFLPGNLFDNPLEFLSLQLALVLGTAGLPHILIRLFTVSNTYEVRRSLISATWIIGIFYIMTLALGLGTVAFLGYDSLMALDPTGNLAAPLLAKAVGGDFLLAFVSAIAFTTIVAVVAGLVISATTAFAHDIFHHIVKKGKSTEKEQLRAARWSALGIGLISTLFALRLETINVTFLVSMTFIVAASSIFPVLLLTFYWKRFTQVGVIMGLLSGLVASLLFVMLGPHIMNPQDGWIRGEAVFSLYNPGIITIPIGFVGAYLGTILSRRQSQSIAEFNEFYIQSQSGIASRGEKKWKA
- a CDS encoding DUF485 domain-containing protein codes for the protein MAQKELITSKEKGIDYLKVKSSPQFKRFLSKKKQFLVPMTVFFMIFYFLLPIFTSYTTFLNTPAIGDISWTWIFAISQFVMVWVLSSIYVKKAASFDKESEQIINEQLK
- a CDS encoding LytTR family DNA-binding domain-containing protein, with product MNIRAMIAEDEMMARKELLYLLKDEKGVILTPHAETGEQLIELYSEHRPDVIFLDVEMPGFTGIEAAQYIMKQETDTIPLFVFTTAYDEYAMDAFEVEAVDYLLKPYDEIRFRRTMKRIRKSLANRKNSSEAAGKKKQTILSKILIDDGERMVVVSPDSIYYAVPNKRFLEIHTEDKVVMSRMTLQELEDQLAGHLFFRAHRSYLVNLNHVLEITPWFNGTSNLTLKDKKRTKIPVSRSANKSIFENFK
- a CDS encoding sodium/solute symporter (Members of the Solute:Sodium Symporter (SSS), TC 2.A.21 as described in tcdb.org, catalyze solute:Na+ symport. Known solutes for members of the family include sugars, amino acids, nucleosides, inositols, vitamins, urea or anions, depending on the system.) produces the protein MDPVVVILFLIIVILTLVITFFAAKQTKSTGDFYTAGGGLTGWQNGLAIAGDYLSAASFLGIAGMIALKGFDGFFYSIGFLIAYLVVLFLVAEPLRNLGRYTLADMINSRFDAKKVRGAAALSTITIVLFYMIAQLVGAGALIQLLFEIPYWIAVLIVGVMMTIYVLFGGMIATSWVQITKAVLLMAGMVVISFLVLVKFNFNIGAMFTEVKTATSHGADYLNPGIKYTNPLGTLSLMLALVLGTAGLPHILMRFFTVKDAKTARSSVITATWTIGIFYILTLFLGFGAAIYVGESEILAANAGGNMAAPLLAKAIGGNILFAFISAVAFATILAVVAGLVLSGASAFAHDIYGQIIKKGEVTEKQQMLAARYAALGVSVLSILLSLGAQYLNVAFLVSLAFCIAASANLPVILYTVYWKRFNTSGAIWAVLSGLISALVLVSISPSVFSPVEGVALFVGNPIFPLDNPALVSVPLGFLGGYLGTIFSKENDYKRYAEVSVRAHTGFKKAE
- a CDS encoding LytS/YhcK type 5TM receptor domain-containing protein, giving the protein MESLTIILFERLGLLLIIAFVMTRTPGFRSLLYRNYSVKMSIVHAGVFGLFGMASTVTGIVIHEDGFFSHQLIIFPVESQHLIVSMSLVAIVIAGLLGGPILGLGAGVITGIHLLFLGGVGGLANALVNPITGLLAGLTARFFSNERVISPLKALFIGVFPPVLHMQLLLIMYTDRLDMITLVNTIGLPLVLSNSAAIAIFTAMIGIVLREQENEAALASKQALTIAKEALPFLKKDSPFDVASGLANLLYTRLRLAAVTITDQKEVLAHKGLGDDHHQFGDPITAHPAQKAISMKKIQVTHVKSDLICTHKKCSLEAAIFIPIIEDDNVTYLITFYFRKAEHISPVEMMMAQGLGQFISDQLNMLGAEKLKAHIRDAELRNLQAQINPHFLFNTLQLIAGLFRENPAKARLITLQLASYMRFNIRLVSKSLVELEKECEHAEAYTSIIQERFTGRLQINFVKPAELSNIYIPPSTIQPLIENSVQHGLKNVTDGAKIEIIIEKENGRLAVLVRDNGSGFPTHILPVVSLQPLVSHNNGGIGIYNVNQRLVHLLGESARLHIRNLSYGGSEVKFSIPIPNQFEEKQVMG